One window of the Trifolium pratense cultivar HEN17-A07 linkage group LG2, ARS_RC_1.1, whole genome shotgun sequence genome contains the following:
- the LOC123909237 gene encoding nephrocystin-3 gives MEASSCFLPSPSFIGFRTSKELPHVLSVHEFKRIICFSVCNQKQSYNEKLYIIPIRTISRFCISRSFTRSLELGGTGTQSDAYSGYSAPNDNQRFSNYEKELEELFGEVKKMIKMGKKNDAIDLLNANYEIVKERLDAGTKGIEEAAILDVLALGYMAVGDLKSVGCMLNLLQEVVDTLKDDAPHQDSILMHMGSMYATLNKFEESVDMYQRAVYNVEKNFGKDSTILVTPYLGMAKSLGSIGKATKAIETYQHVITLLESSKGAESKHLVVPLLSLGNLLLREGRVNDAECHFTRVLNIYTKVYGENDGRIGMAMSSLAQVKCALGKSDEAIHLIKRALKVMKDSNYMSPDNSIMEKMRVDLAELLHTSGRGQEGREILEECLLITETYKGKEHPSLATHMINLATSYTRSKNYAEAEHLLRRSLQIMIKHKGTDNQSISFPMLHLAVTLYHLKKDEEAEKLALEVLRIREKAFGVDSLPVGEALDCLVSIQMRLGKDDSELLEMLRRILNIQEKGFGHESEQVLVTLKKIVYYLDKLGRKGEKLPLQRRLSLLRKKYKQMVHD, from the exons ATGGAAGCTTCTTCGTGTTTTCTTCCATCACCCTCTTTCATTGGATTCAG GACGAGCAAAGAGCTTCCACATGTGCTCTCGGTGCATGAGTTCAAAAGAATAATATGCTTCTCGGTTTGTAATCAAAAGCAAAGTTACAATGAAAAGCTTTACATTATACCTATTAGGACCATTTCTCGATTCTGCATTTCAAGATCTTTCACTAGGTCGTTGGAACTTGGAGGGACAGGAACGCAAAGtgatgcttattcaggttattCAGCTCCTAATGACAATCAGAG ATTCAGCAACTATGAGAAAGAATTGGAAGAATTATTTGGTGAAGTGAAAAAAATGATCAAGATGGGAAAGAAAAATGATGCCATAGACCTGCTTAATGCAAATTACGAAATAGTGAAAGAGCGGCTTGATGCAGGCACTAAAGGCATAGAGGAAGCTGCTATTTTAGATGTACTAGCTCTGGGTTACATGGCTGTTGGAGACTTGAAATCTGTTGGTTGTATGTTgaatttg TTGCAAGAAGTTGTTGATACCTTAAAGGATGATGCACCACATCAAGACTCAATACTTATGCATATGGGAAGTATGTATGCGACATTGAACAAGTTTGAAGAGTCAGTGGACATGTATCAAAGGGCTGTCTACAATGTGGAGAAGAATTTCG GTAAGGATAGCACTATTCTTGTAACACCCTATTTGGGTATGGCAAAATCTCTTGGTTCTATTGGAAAAGCAACAAAAGCAATAGAGACATACCAACATGTAATCACTCTTTTGGAATCAAGTAAAGGTGCTGAAAGTAAGCATTTGGTTGTACCTTTACTTAGTCTTGGAAATCTTTTACTGAGAGAAGGACGAGTCAATGATGCAGAATGTCATTTTACGAG GGTTCTAAACATATATACCAAAGTATATGGAGAAAATGATGGAAGAATTGGAATGGCTATGAGTTCCCTAGCCCAAGTGAAGTGTGCTCTAG GGAAGTCAGATGAAGCGATTCATTTGATCAAACGTGCTCTTAAGGTCATGAAGGATTCAAATTACATGTCACCGGACAACAGTATAATGGAAAAGATGAGGGTAGATTTAGCCGAATTACTCCATACTTCTGGGAG AGGACAAGAAGGCAGAGAGATATTAGAGGAGTGCCTATTGATTACAGAGACGTACAAAGGAAAGGAGCATCCCAGCTTAGCAACGCATATGATAAATCTCGCGACTTCATACACACGGTCAAAGAATTATGCGGAGGCTGAGCATTTGCTGAGAAGAAGTTTGCAAATCATGATAAAGCATAAGGGAACTGATAACCAATCCATCAGCTTCCCTATGTTGCATCTAGCAGTTACACTGTACCATTTAAAAAAAGACGAAGAAGCAGAGAAGCTCGCCCTGGAGGTTTTACGCATCCGTGAAAAAGCTTTTGGAGTAGATTCTCTTCCTGTCG GAGAGGCTTTGGACTGCTTAGTGTCTATTCAAATGAGACTTGGTAAAGATGATAGTGAGTTACTGGAGATGCTTAGAAGGATCCTGAATATCCAAGAGAAAGGATTCGGACATGAGAGTGAGCAGGTTTTAG
- the LOC123909236 gene encoding RNA-binding KH domain-containing protein RCF3, whose translation MERSRSKRSYYYDQDYDSETMARTRPRYNHHYSRENSHRHRGAGGGGGGGGGGGGRHFKTQDSPLTVTTSYRILCHDLKAGGVIGKSGNIIKSIRQHTGAWINVHEPVGGDEERIIEISDTRRRDPEGRMPAFSPAQEALLLIHERILESDPGFGVGEEEDEYGGGGRGGGGKRVSSRLVVSKMHVGCLLGKGGKIIEQMRHETKTQIRILPRDHTLPRCVAMSEEIVQVTGDINAVKNAFIVISSRLRESQHRDRSGERGGHFHGRGHSPERFFPPDDDYIPHVTSGSRRSSVERAGFGSRVANNNSRSNNHASLAYAMDQGAAPVADDGQLFYEDLVFRVLCPVDRVDRIVGESDGIMDILLNTVGVNVKVADPVAGSDEQIVIITSEEGPNHNMFPAQEALLHIQSHIVDLDKDNIITTRLVVPSSDIECLDGENASLSEIARLAGASIQILPREELPPCVAKTDELVQIVGEIKAARDAVLEVTSRLRSYIYRDLLQRDTIPPSTPLPGVEASSSNSMATVTETATTKESGGPSTEMGKQKESGRSDDLPSGLNRTVSLVTRSILEVVIPEYAVPKLLAKSKSKLAQISELSGANVKLLEDQPDEKEKIIQISGAQEQAERAQSLLQGFILSTQEDGP comes from the exons ATGGAAAGGTCTAGATCTAAACGGAGTTACTACTATGACCAGGATTATGATTCCGAAACTATGGCTAGAACAAGACCACGCTATAATCACCATTACAGTAGAGAGAACTCTCACCGTCATCGCGGCGCCGGAGGTGGTGGCGgcggcggtggtggtggtggtggtcggCATTTTAAGACGCAAGACTCGCCGTTAACGGTTACGACTAGTTACCGTATTCTGTGTCATGACTTGAAAGCTGGTGGTGTGATTGGGAAGTCCGGGAATATTATTAAGTCGATAAGGCAACATACCGGCGCGTGGATCAACGTGCATGAGCCGGTGGGTGGAGATGAAGAGCGTATTATTGAGATTTCTGACACGCGCCGGCGGGATCCGGAGGGAAGAATGCCGGCGTTTTCGCCGGCTCAGGAAGCTTTGCTGCTGATTCATGAGAGGATTTTGGAGAGCGATCCGGGGTTTGGTGTTGGAGAGGAGGAGGATGAGTACGGCGGCGGTGGAAGAGGTGGTGGTGGGAAGCGCGTGTCTAGTAGGTTGGTAGTTTCGAAAATGCACGTTGGGTGTTTGTTAGGGAAAGGTGGAAAAATAATTGAACAAATGAGGCATGAAACGAAGACACAAATTAGGATTCTACCTAGAGATCACACTCTACCTCGCTGTGTTGCTATGTCTGAAGAGATTGTTCAG GTTACGGGTGATATAAATGCGGTAAAGAATGCTTTTATAGTCATATCTTCCCGGTTGAGAGAGAGCCAGCATCGTGATCGTAGCGGTGAACGTGGTGGTCATTTCCATGGACGTGGGCATTCGCCTGAGCGTTTTTTCCCTCCTGATGATGATTATATTCCTCATGTGACTAGTGGTTCACGTAGATCATCTGTGGAGAGGGCTGGTTTTGGATCACGGGTAGCTAATAACAATTCCAGAAGCAATAATCATGCCTCTTTAGCTTATGCAATGGATCAAGGGGCTGCTCCTGTTGCTGATGACGGGCAACTCTTTTATGAGGACCTTGTTTTTCGTGTGCTCTGTCCTGTTGATAGAGTTGATCGTATTGTTGGAGAATCAGATGGTATTATGGATATCCTTCTAAATACAGTTGGCGTAAATGTTAAGGTTGCTGATCCTGTTGCCGGTTCGGATGAACAGATAGTTATCATTACTTCAGAGGAG GGTCCCAATCATAACATGTTCCCAGCTCAGGAAGCTCTGTTACATATACAGAGTCACATTGTTGATCTAGATAAGGATAATATAATTACCACCAGGCTTGTAGTCCCTTCTAGCGACATTGAATGCTTAGATGGGGAAAATGCATCACTATCAGAAATAGCGAGGTTGGCTGGTGCGAGTATTCAAATATTGCCTAGAGAAGAACTACCGCCCTGCGTTGCAAAAACTGATGAACTGGTTCAG ATTGTGGGAGAGATAAAAGCAGCCCGAGATGCTGTACTCGAAGTGACTTCAAGATTAAGAAGTTATATCTATAGGGATTTATTGCAAAGGGACACAATACCTCCATCCACCCCCTTACCTGGTGTAGAGGCATCTTCTTCTAATAGTATGGCTACAGTTACTGAAACTGCCACTACCAAG GAATCCGGAGGACCTAGCACTGAGATGGGAAAGCAGAAAGAAAGTGGCCGTAGTGATGATTTGCCTAGTGGTTTAAATAG GACTGTGTCTCTTGTCACAAGGAGTATACTTGAAGTTGTCATACCAGAGTATGCTGTTCCAAAGCTTTTAGCAAAATCCAAAAGCAAGCTTGCCCAGATAAGTGAG TTATCGGGAGCCAATGTAAAGCTGCTAGAGGATCAACCAGATGAGAAAGAAAAGATTATTCAGATATCTGGTGCTCAAGAGCAGGCGGAGCGAGCGCAAAGCTTGCTCCAGGGATTTATTCTGAGCA CCCAAGAAGATGGTCCGTAA
- the LOC123905133 gene encoding protein MAIN-LIKE 1-like, with the protein MNFIPEHLNRSVPVFYFSTVSLARIRGRDGRIRRSKDIGHEEFLRRQAEEQQKEEFVPEVQPVVQHVVWPGGPIDTSLLTRYHEHVARHVWFGEERHGPRIELKIASLGGKLAELVPDQHPPIVEGWMTTSGLSLLERTSLNKVDPNLISAFVENWHPETSSFHMLFSEMTITLDDVACLLHIPIRGEFYIPSSFTEEEAAALAADLLGVNVQYAARETRKQRGGYFSQQWLFDNYIRQCSVKNYDCAVRSYLLLLVGCTICTDKSFTRVDAKLEIKFWVTKFNLIIVRGRYVRYLIILKTLNGS; encoded by the exons atgaatttcataccggaacacttaaaCAGAAGTGTTCCGGTATTCTATTTCTCAACTGTTTCGC tggCGCGTATCAGAGGACGCGATGGTAGAATTAGGCGTTCCAAAGATATCGGACATGAAGAGTTTCTACGGCGCCAGGCGGAGGAGCAGCAGAAGGAGGAGTTTGTGCCTGAGGTGCAACCTGTGGTGCAGCATGTGGTGTGGCCTGGAGGACCGATTGATACTAGTCTTCTGACACGGTATCATGAGCATGTTGCTCGTCATGTATGGTTTGGCGAg GAACGTCATGGACCAAGAATTGAATTAAAGATAGCATCTCTCGGTGGCAAATTGGCCGAATTGGTTCCTGATCAACATCCACCAATTGTTGAAGGTTGGATGACTACATCTGGGTTGAGTCTACTTGAGCGGACCAGTTTGAACAAGGTCGATCCGAATCTTATATCCGCATTTGTTGAGAATTGGCACCCAGAGACATCGTCATTTCACATGTTGTTCAGTGAAATGACAATTACACTGGATGATGTTGCGTGTTTGTTACATATTCCGATTAGGGGTGAATTTTACATACCGTCATCGTTCACAGAGGAAGAAGCTGCGGCACTTGCAGCTGATTTATTGGGTGTCAATGTTCAGTATGCGGCCAGAGAGACAAGAAAGCAGCGAGGTGGATATTTTTCTCAACAATGGCTATTTGATAACTATATAAGGCAGTGTTCTGTTAAGAATTATGATTGTGCTGTTAGGTCgtatttgttgttgttagtcGGCTGTACCATTTGCACTGACAAGAGTTTTACACGCGTGGATGCAAAATTAGAAATTAAGTTTTGGGTGaccaaatttaatttaatcatagTAAGGGGAAGATATgttaggtatttgatcattctAAAGACTCTAAATGGTAGCTAG
- the LOC123909240 gene encoding protein PLASTID TRANSCRIPTIONALLY ACTIVE 7, producing the protein MALRVNSFTLSSSLPKTKLRAGNSWSPNLSFNSQMKIQMRKEDVGGRKIWRRRKMIKKDVLLPYRMERIPFLEEQVRKIRDEGKLARLDVSRILLSEDNRYDFVNEVAAEANSYVESNIDEYGGEKKAIFHVLSNRKNDAGIYRPEAYAEPDPFKPGPHYLKENATQCPQGFL; encoded by the exons ATGGCTCTCCGCGTCAACTCGTTCACTCTCTCTTCCTCTTTACCT AAAACAAAGTTAAGAGCTGGAAATTCATGGAGTCCGAACCTCAGTTTTAACTCGCAG ATGAAAATCCAAATGCGTAAGGAGGATGTTGGTGGACGAAAAATCTGGAGGCGAAGGAAAATG ATAAAAAAGGACGTACTTCTACCATACAGAATGGAGCGCATTCCTTTTCTCGAGGAGCAGGTGAGGAAGATAAGGGATGAGGGAAAGCTCGCGCGATTGGACGTAAGTAGGATACTGTTATCAGAAGATAATAGGTATGATTTTGTGAATGAGGTAGCAGCTGAGGCCAATTCTTATGTTGAGAGCAACATCGATGAGTATGGAGGTGAGAAGAAAGCCATTTTTCATGTTTTGAGTAATCGAAAGAATGATGCTGGAATTTACCGTCCAGAGGCGTATGCCGAGCCTGATCCATTCAAACCTGGGCCTCATTATTTGAAGGAAAATGCTACCCAGTGCCCTCAGGGCTTTCTTTAA
- the LOC123909238 gene encoding protein phosphatase 2C 57, with amino-acid sequence MALSTPQIQRFLLTKLHRRYSTSSKSNNLNRNRNRNRNIFNSRRSRCYSAIAIDAPSSLTDSPPIRWGSVSLQGPREEMEDDIILRPDSLQGFSFAAVFDGHGGFASVQFLREELYKECLEALQDGLLLLGKDFKAVEDALKQAFAKADMKLLKWLEIKGEEEDESGATATAIFLGDNKLLISHIGDSSVVLCRSGKPELLTSPHRPYGSNKASLEEIKRIREAGGWIVNGRICGDIAVSRAFGDIRFKTKKNEMLRKGVEEGRWTEKYISRIQFKDDLVVARPDIYQVTLASDAEFIVLASDGLWDYMSSLDAVTFVRDQLRKHGNTQLACESLAQVVLDQRTQDNVSIIIADLGKTDWKNLPLQQQNVIFELVQALATIGIVSVGIWFTSQLSL; translated from the exons ATGGCGTTATCAACTCCACAGATACAAAGATTTCTTTTAACCAAACTCCATAGACGTTACTCCACCTCTTCCAAATCCAACAACTTAAACAGAAACAGAAACAGAAACAGAAACATCTTCAACAGCAGAAGAAGTCGTTGCTACTCTGCCATAGCCATTGATGCACCTTCATCATTGACAGATTCACCTCCTATTAGATGGGGTTCTGTTTCTTTGCAGGGTCCTCGTGAAGAAATGGAAGATGATATTATTCTCAGACCTGATAGTCTTCAAGGTTTTTCTTTTGCTGCTGTTTTTGATGGTCATGGAGGCTTTGCTTCTGTCCAGTTTCTCAG GGAAGAGCTATACAAGGAGTGTCTTGAAGCTCTACAAGATGGATTACTATTGCTCGGGAAAGATTTCAAAGCTGTTGAAGACGCATTAAAACAGGCATTTGCTAAGGCTGACATGAAGTTGTTAAAATG gcTTGAAATCAAAGGGGAGGAGGAGGATGAATCAGGTGCTACCGCCACTGCCATATTCCTAGGAGATAATAAGCTGCTAATTTCACATATTGGCGACTCATCTGTG GTTTTATGCAGATCTGGAAAACCTGAATTGCTGACTAGTCCTCACCGTCCCTATGGGAGCAACAAGGCTTCTCTTGAAGAAATCAAAAGAATCAGAGAAGCAGGTGGATGG ATTGTCAACGGTAGGATTTGTGGAGATATTGCGGTATCTCGTGCATTTGGGGACATTCGATTCAAAACGAAGAAGAATGA GATGCTACGAAAAGGAGTTGAGGAAGGAAGATGGACAGAAAAATACATTTCTCG TATACAGTTCAAAGATGACCTGGTTGTCGCACGCCCTGATATTTATCAAGTAACTCTTGCCTCAGATGCAGAATTTATAGTGTTAGCATCCGATGGCTTATGGGATTACATGAGCAG TTTAGACGCAGTTACTTTTGTGAGGGATCAACTACGAAAACATGGAAACACGCAG CTAGCTTGTGAATCCCTTGCACAAGTGGTTTTG GACCAACGTACACAGGATAATGTCAGCATTATAATTGCCGATCTAGG GAAGACAGACTGGAAGAATCTTCCACTGCAGCAACAAAATGTGATATTTGAGCTAGTCCAAGCCCTTGCCACAATTGGAATTGTGTCTGTTGGAATCTGGTTTACATCACAGCTTTCTTTATAG
- the LOC123909234 gene encoding importin subunit beta-1-like gives MEFTQALLNAQSIDGTVRKHAEESLLHFQEQNLPGFLVSLSVELASEDKPVDSRKLAGLILKNALDAKDENRKHELAQRWLSLDSAAKAQVKACLLQTLSSLVLEARSTATQVVAKIAGIELPQKQWPELIGSLLSNIHQVPAHVKQATLETLGYLCEDVSHEVVDKDQVDKILTAVVLGMNSSERNNDVRLAATRALYNALGFAQANFSNDMEREYIMRVVCETTMSPEVKIRQAAFECLVSIAAMYYAKLSPYIQEIYNITTKIVRADQEPVALQAIEFWSTICDEEIDILENNEGDIPCFYFIKQNLPALIPLLLETLLKQEEDQDLDEGAWNIAMAGGTCLGLVASTTGDDIVPLVMPFIEENITKPDWRRREAATYAFGSILEGPSPEKLVPLINHALPFMLSALEKDPNNHVRDTTAWTLGRMFEFLHSSIVGTPIINEGNAQQIITVLLQSMKDVPNVAEKACGALYSLAKGYEDVGLTSPITPFFQEIVQALLTVTHREDAMESRLRTSAYEALNEVVRCSTDETAPLVLQLVAVIMMELHKCLEAQNLSSDEREKQSELIGLLCGSLQVIIQKLGSSEPTKYVFLQYADQIMGLFIRVFACRNATAHEESMLAIGALAYAIGPDFAKYLPEFYQFLEADLQNFEEYQVCAVTVGVVSDICRALEDKILPYCDGIMTQLLKNLSSGNLHHSVKPPLFSCIGDIALAIGDNFNKYLTYAMKTLQNAAEVSAHTSGLDSEMEEYINSLRNGILEAYSGIFQGFKNSSKTEFLIPYAPHILQFLDSIYMEKDKDAVVTKTAIRVLGDLTDTLGSNVGSLIQQNSSCTEFLNNCLISDDHMIKESAEWVKSALNRAISV, from the exons ATGGAATTTACTCAGGCACTTTTGAATGCTCAATCCATTGATGGGACTGTACGTAAGCATGCTGAAGAAAGTCTGCTGCATTTTCAGGAGCAAAACCTTCCTGGTTTCTTGGTCTCTCTTTCTGTAGAGTTAGCAAGTGAAGATAAACCAGTTGATAGCCGAAAGTTGGCAGGTTTGATACTTAAAAATGCACTGGATGCCAAGGATGAAAACAGAAAGCACGAATTGGCTCAGAGATGGTTGTCGTTGGACTCTGCAGCAAAGGCTCAGGTTAAGGCATGCTTGCTGCAAACACTATCTTCTCTTGTACTTGAGGCTCGGTCTACAGCAACTCAAGTTGTTGCCAAAATTGCTGGAATTGAGCTTCCTCAGAAACAGTGGCCTGAGCTGATAGGGTCACTTTTATCAAATATTCATCAAGTTCCTGCTCATGTCAAGCAAGCAACTTTGGAGACTTTGGGGTATTTGTGCGAGGATGTCTCTCATGAGGTTGTTGATAAAGACCAAGTAGATAAAATTCTTACTGCTGTAGTTCTAGGTATGAACTCATCTGAAAGGAACAATGATGTTAGACTTGCTGCTACTAGGGCATTATATAATGCTCTTGGATTTGCACAGGCTAATTTTAGCAATGATATGGAGCGTGAATATATCATGAGAGTTGTTTGTGAGACAACTATGTCTCCTGAAGTGAAAATACGGCAAGCAGCTTTTGAATGTTTGGTTTCCATTGCTGCCATGTATTATGCAAAATTGTCTCCTTACATCCAGGAGATATATAACATCACAACAAAGATCGTTAGGGCTGATCAGGAGCCTGTTGCTCTTCAAGCCATTGAATTCTGGAGTACAATTTGTGATGAGGAGATTGATATCTTGGAAAATAATGAGGGTGATATACCTTGTTTTTATTTCATTAAGCAGAACCTTCCTGCACTCATCCCTCTGCTGTTGGAAACATTACTCAAACAAGAAGAGGATCAAGATCTGGATGAAGGTGCATGGAATATTGCAATGGCAGGTGGTACATGCCTTGGTTTAGTTGCTAGTACTACTGGAGATGATATTGTGCCACTGGTAATGCCCTTCATTGAGGAAAACATTACCAAACCAGATTGGAGACGGAGGGAAGCAGCCACTTATGCATTTGGCTCTATCTTGGAGGGGCCTTCACCAGAAAAATTAGTACCTCTTATTAATCATGCTCTACCATTTATGCTCAGTGCCCTAGAGAAGGATCCAAACAACCATGTTAGGGACACCACTGCTTGGACTTTGGGACGAatgtttgaatttcttcacAGTTCAATTGTTGGCACACCTATTATTAATGAGGGAAATGCCCAACAAATTATTACAGTCCTCCTTCAGAGCATGAAGGATGTCCCTAATGTTGCTGAGAAAGCCTGTGGAGCCCTGTACTCTCTCGCCAAGGGTTATGAGGATGTAGGACTAACATCTCCTATAACTCCCTTTTTCCAGGAAATTGTTCAAGCCCTTCTCACTGTTACCCACAGAGAGGATGCTATGGAATCACGTTTAAGAACTTCAGCATATGAAGCATTGAATGAAGTAGTAAGATGTTCAACCGATGAAACAGCTCCTTTGGTGTTACAACTAGTTGCTGTCATCATGATGGAGCTGCACAAATGTCTTGAAGCACAGAATCTTTCTTCTGATGAAAGAGAAAAACAGAGTGAACTTATAGGCCTTCTTTGTGGGAGCTTGCAAGTAATTATTCAGAAGCTAGGGTCTTCAGAACCTACCAAATATGTTTTCTTGCAGTATGCTGATCAGATAATGGGACTATTCATCAGGGTCTTTGCTTGCAGAAATGCCACCGCCCATGAGGAATCCATGCTAGCTATTGGAGCCCTTGCCTATGCAATAGGCCCTGATTTTGCTAAATACCTGCCTGAATTTTACCAGTTTCTGGAGGCTGACCTTCAGAATTTTGAGGAGTACCAAGTTTGTGCAGTAACTGTTGGTGTAGTAAGTGACATTTGCAGGGCATTGGAGGATAAAATACTGCCTTACTGTGATGGGATTATGACACAACTTCTCAAAAATTTGTCAAGTGGTAACTTACACCATTCTGTGAAGCCCCCGTTATTTTCATGCATTGGTGATATAGCACTTGCTATAGGAGACAACTTCAATAAATACTTAACGTACGCAATGAAGACACTACAAAATGCTGCAGAGGTGTCCGCCCACACATCAGGCTTGGACTCGGAAATGGAAGAGTATATTAACTCTTTGAGAAATGGGATATTAGAGGCATATTCTGGGATCTTCCAAGGGTTTAAGAATTCATCAAAAACCGAGTTTTTGATTCCTTATGCTCCCCACATCCTCCAGTTTTTGGATAGCATATACATGGAAAAAGACAA GGATGCTGTGGTTACTAAAACAGCTATTCGAGTCCTTGGAGATCTAACTGATACACTTGGAAGCAACGTTGGTTCTTTAATTCAACAGAATTCGTCATGCACAGaatttttgaataattgttTGATCTCAGATGATCACATGATTAAAGAATCAGCTGAATGGGTCAAGTCTGCTCTCAACCGTGCTATATCTGTGTGA